Proteins found in one Triticum urartu cultivar G1812 chromosome 4, Tu2.1, whole genome shotgun sequence genomic segment:
- the LOC125553392 gene encoding agamous-like MADS-box protein AGL66, whose amino-acid sequence MGRVKLAIKRIENNTNRHVTFSKRRNGLIKKAYELSVLCDIDIALLMFSPSRRLCPFSGRHGVEDVLLRYLNMSDNDRGEPIQNREYLISMLQRLKRESDMATQLANPGALNEKIEEIQKEIYACQQQLQISEERLRLFEPDPAAFGSTGDIDNCEKFLMEMLTRVVERKNYLLSNLAPFDPTAPGMQGGNGAQMYVHAMKTEEGGGMGAFAGDAAALWGSEDGQNPGHQIFGGTDPMIYLSDPDVYDGKSQVAGMHGGDGDVGGTSQTADPWRQEFSCTELLSTLIPNTPFPLMQHCLGPDDGNYLPVMVPAAQDQLEASASCSYNMPTSDESGTPVMAYDGGGGVPPPNVG is encoded by the exons ATGGGGCGCGTGAAGCTGGCCATCAAGCGGATCGAGAACAACACGAACCGGCACGTGACCTTCTCCAAGCGCCGGAACGGCCTCATCAAGAAGGCCTACGAGCTCTCCGTCCTCTGCGACATCGACATCGCCCTCCTCATGTTCtccccctcccgccgcctctgcCCCTTCTCCGGCCGCCACGG GGTGGAGGATGTGCTTCTCCGGTACCTCAACATGTCGGACAACGACCGGGGCGA GCCCATCCAGAACCGGGAG TACCTAATCAGCATGCTCCAGAGGCTCAAGCGCGAGAGCGACATGGCGACACAGCTAGCAAA CCCGGGGGCATTGAACGAGAAGATAGAG GAGATTCAGAAGGAGATATACGCGTGCCAGCAGCAGCTGCAGATCTCCGAGGAACGCCTCAG GCTGTTCGAGCCTGACCCCGCCGCGTTCGGTTCCACGGGCGACATCGACAATTGCGAGAAGTTCCTCATGGAAATGCTCACCCGCGTCGTCGAGAGGAAG AACTACCTGCTGAGCAACCTGGCCCCGTTCGACCCGACGGCGCCCGGGATGCAG GGCGGGAACGGGGCGCAGATGTACGTGCACGCGATGAAGACAGAAGAAGGCGGCGGCATGGGCGCGTTCGCCGGCGACGCCGCCGCACTGTGGGGCTCCGAGGACGGGCAAAACCCCGGCCACCAGATCTTCGGCGGGACTGACCCGATGATCTACCTCAG CGACCCGGACGTGTACGACGGCAAATCTCAGGTGGCAGGGATgcacggcggcgacggcgacgtcGGGGGCACCAGCCAGACGGCGGATCCGTGGCGGCAGGAGTTCAGCTGCACCGAGCTGCTCTCCACGCTCATCCCCAACACGCCCTTCCCTCTCATGCAGCACTGCCTGGGCCCCGACGACGGCAATTACCTGCCGGTCATGGTGCCGGCGGCGCAGGACCAGCTGGAGGCGTCCGCCAGCTGCTCCTACAACATGCCCACCAGCGACGAGAGCGGCACGCCCGTCATGGCCTacgacggcggcggtggcgtgCCGCCGCCCAACGTCGGCTGa